In Drechmeria coniospora strain ARSEF 6962 chromosome 03, whole genome shotgun sequence, the DNA window TGCTGACGGCGGACAGTTGAACGGCAACGTGCTGGAACAAGGTCCTCAGTTCTCCCTCAGTCCTGTTCACGTCATGACGGCAACGTTCGACATTGAAGAGATTCGAAGCTTCCGCTGTAGCATGTCTCGGAACGTTCAAGGTGCTGCGCAGCCCGATTATCCTCGCGTCGAGTTTGACATGCGATTGTCACGTCCCGTCAACGACGTCTTCCTGCTGGACACGATTCGAATCTCTCGTCCCATGCAGCCCCGCATCCTCGATCCCATGTCGGAAATCTGGATGAGCACCAGCGTTTTGTACGTTCCTTTTCCTGACCCCTCCCTGACGACATCAGCTGACCCTCTCTCAGCCTCTGGCAGTGTGAGCCATCGCAGCAACATGGTTCGTGCCACGTGCACCGTGATGGACTGACGATGAACCATAGACCTCGTGAGAACAAACTCGGCCGGTTTCTTCCTCAGTCTCTCGGGAGGTGTGTGGTTCGCTTTTCGGCATCGCGGGGGCGAGTTTTGACGTTGAATAGGACTCGACAGCGCGACGGTGGCACTCTTCGTGTACGGCATGGCCAAAATGGTCCTGGCGTCGATTGAGGCCGGAGAGGAAACGACGTTGGCGGATCTGCGACGCGTGACAGGAGTCCGTGACTTTCGTCCCGAAACGCCGCATGAGATTGTCAACCGATTGCTGACGACGTGCTATACGTCAACCGTCAACTCGTCCAACGAGACCCGATCTCGCGCGGAGAGGCTCTCGGAAAAGCTGGGCGCGTGGCATCTGAGCATTCCGATCGACAACATCGTCGAGTCCTATCACTCCCTCATCAAAACAGCACTACACTTCACGCCGCACTACGCCGTCGAAGGCGGGACGCAAGCGGAGAATCTCGCCTTGCAAAACCTACAGGCGAGGAACCGCATGGTGGTGCAGTACACACTCGCGCAGCTCGTCACGACAGCGCGAAAACTTCCGAGGGCCGGGTCGGCACTGCTCGTCCTCACCAGCGGCAACGTAGTACGTCGTCCCGAGAGCGTACGGAATTGTTGGCCTTGATGATTCTAACGACGTGCAGGACGAAGCTTTGCGTGGCTATGTGACAAAGTACGACGCCAGCAGCGGAGACATCGCGCCCCTCGGCAGCATCTCCAAAAACGACGCGAAACAATTTCAGGCGTGAGTCGAGGCACTCGGACATGTcgcagcgccgacggccaagctgACAGCTCCAGGTGGGCGCGAGAGCAATGGAGTCTACCCATGTTGACGGTATGCGTCCCAGGTCCTGTCCCTCTCGACCGACAGGGACACTTCGCTCACTTCCAGCAGGAGTTTCTTGAAGCTACGCCATCGGCcgagctgctgccgctctcGGCCGGAGTGCAGGACGACGAATCCGAGTCCGAGTAGGTTGCCAGGAAACTCGACTTTCGTCCATGGGGCTGACCGGCATCTCAGGATGGGCTTGACGTATGACGAGCTCTCCATGTTCGGCATACTGCGCAAGGTGGAGAAGCTGGGCCCGTGGTCCTGCTACCTGCGCCTTCTGGGACTCTGGAAGGACAAGGAGGGCATGACGCCAGTGAAGATTGCGGAAAAGTGCATGCGATTCTTCAGGCACTATTCCATGCAACGCCACAAATCAACCATATTAACGCCTTCGGTTCATCTTtcggcgtacagtacgtggaTGGGCGACATGCGGTCCTTGTGGGCATTTGCCCATGTCATCAACTAACGTGTGTTGCAGATCCCGACGACAACAGGGCGGACCTGCGGCCGTTCTTGTACGTTGTTAACTGGCCATTCCAGTTCGGCAAGATTCGGGAACACGCCGAGGAGCTAGAGCGAATGTTGAAGAAGAAGGTATAGAAACGGTTGGCCTTCTATGCTGTCGGCTGGAGGTAGGTTGTTGATGGATGGGCATCCATGTTCCATTCCATGCACAGCTGCTAGGCCGAGGATGAAACGGGAAATATTCTCTGGGGCGGATTTTCAATGAACCAAGACGTTTCCCCACCTCCCTATTGCATCTTGCGATCTTATGCTCTTCTTTCGCAGTCGCATCTACGATTTGCTTTTCGTGTTGCTGGCGGCTGCTGCGCCGAGACGATCTTGGCATCTGTCGGTTTGGGGCACGTGCATGAACGCTTGTTCGCGCGCATGGGGCGGCTGCGGATATGCCGAACGAAATCCGGGGGCCGCACTGGCGCGGCCCAAGTGCAAGAAGCGCAGTGACAAAAACGACAGGGGGTGCACAATGGACCAAAGACATCACCATTTGAGATGCAAGGTTTCATTTTCAAGCATCGGCCAAGATTAATCTCTCTTGGCATAAATCCCCTATCCTTGAATGCACAAGCAAAGCACCATACAAGCTTACGTGCATTAGGATGTGCGCTGGGAACTCGGCGCGCCTCACCAATGATTATACCCGCGCTCGATATTCCGAGAAATGTTCCGGGCTCCGTACCGTCGTCACGGATGGACGTCATTGGCTTAGCGGCACCTGAAGGTCACACTTGGTACGTATTTATAGAAGGTAACCCCGCCTATTCCGGCGTCTAGTCTGCTGCGCTAGCTGACTAAACTCTTCTGCTACTCGCTCCTCCGCAGGGCTTCCGTGCACCAATAGATGCTTTTCACATGtcacggggggggggggcgcttCTCTCGCATGTGGGCATGTGGGTGCCTCACTCGGGCTGCTGCCAACCATCAACCGCCAGAATTGACCAAAGGGCCAACGTGGAACCTACAGTACTGATTACCGGCTCGCTCTGTTCTTGCTAACCGATCCTGCTCAACACCACGACGCACCACACACCACACATCACGATAGCGTTTGGTGTCATGCGCATTTCCGCTaagccatcgtcgccgccgcatctCAGCTAGAGCGTTGCCGGTGTATCCTGGGTCGGACATTCATTCCATCGTCCCGGCCACCCATAGCATTCATCTCCATCACCATCGGCCAGCGACCAGCAGCATCAAGATCAGCACCGAGATAGCAGGAGACTGGTTGCGGCGACCACCATCCCCCCGACCCTCACCCAGCGGTACGTGCCAGCCCATGTTCTGGTCCTTTAAGCTCCCTGCCGGAACGTCCCTCCCTGACCGTCGTGCTGCCTCTAGCATGCCCCGAAACCATGGGCTGTCGTCTGCCTGGACACTGATCTACCTCTCACGAGCCTCCCCTTCAGCATGATCGACcacgtcctcggccggccgtcgtccaaATCGCGCCGCTTGCaggtc includes these proteins:
- a CDS encoding NAD+ synthase, which translates into the protein MAFVTVAAATLPSVPLDFQGNRDRIIESIRIAKAKGATLRTGPELEIPGYSCLDHHLEGDTVFHSWEVLAEIISDEACKGMLVDVGMGCRHRNVLYNCRVLCTYKRILFIRYSPLPLRFLVQLLILANGHRPKMSLANDGLYREARHFTAWVKKMQTETYYLESVIEKVTGQHTVPIGDAILSTLDTAVGCETCEEMFTPSSPSTYMSLNGCEIILNSSASHAELRKLRTRIELIANSTRKTGGCYVYANATGIDGEARMMFDGSSMVLLNGNVLEQGPQFSLSPVHVMTATFDIEEIRSFRCSMSRNVQGAAQPDYPRVEFDMRLSRPVNDVFLLDTIRISRPMQPRILDPMSEIWMSTSVFLWQCEPSQQHDLVRTNSAGFFLSLSGGLDSATVALFVYGMAKMVLASIEAGEETTLADLRRVTGVRDFRPETPHEIVNRLLTTCYTSTVNSSNETRSRAERLSEKLGAWHLSIPIDNIVESYHSLIKTALHFTPHYAVEGGTQAENLALQNLQARNRMVVQYTLAQLVTTARKLPRAGSALLVLTSGNVDEALRGYVTKYDASSGDIAPLGSISKNDAKQFQAWAREQWSLPMLTVCVPGPVPLDRQGHFAHFQQEFLEATPSAELLPLSAGVQDDESESEMGLTYDELSMFGILRKVEKLGPWSCYLRLLGLWKDKEGMTPVKIAEKCMRFFRHYSMQRHKSTILTPSVHLSAYNPDDNRADLRPFLYVVNWPFQFGKIREHAEELERMLKKKV